One part of the Parabacteroides distasonis ATCC 8503 genome encodes these proteins:
- a CDS encoding RagB/SusD family nutrient uptake outer membrane protein, with product MKRIYLSMVSLCLLGLCSCFDMDKYPEGELSSVNSFTSTTEITKYLNQFYESTLKINDKDVANSAIKEQSNSIGNPTGIAFGDLNSDNMQSNVIDTRLAGETTLSSAVELTEYKHIRSLNFLINNLDNCEEIGPEMEQCIGEAYFFRACYYYRLFVNYGEVTWLTKVLDPIQEQMERPRNSRLEVADSILADLDIAIEHLNTQTNSSTMRVHKDVARALKSEVALFEGTWEKYHRAKNTPFYDKKVTDEKINSYLRQAADAAKDVIDEGVWNISKGNPNTAYRDLFITLDLSHNPEVLWWKKYDAANNIGHSVTRYLNKGGGTCGASASLVDDYLTKEGKPFVGSERDKAKVMYGDELSPDLRDPRLSQTICMPGQDLRPNGEFVFKLPPLNEESRNQNTTGYSILKYVEYNTTYIPTIDGEGKSQAPAIQFRYADILLNYAEALAELDGAANASKIKEALRPLRERVGMPEMDFDREFNTDPDYPFNKLDKYIQAVRRERRIEKALEGSRLQDILRWAAADILIIGKTPTGALFKGSSLETAYGESLQEGENLFLTGTPSDSKRYIIPFNNKHYPNGWQFNPERDYLLPIQPRMLSLTGNQWVQNPGW from the coding sequence ATGAAAAGAATATATCTATCAATGGTTTCCCTATGTCTATTAGGGCTATGTAGCTGTTTCGACATGGATAAATATCCGGAAGGAGAATTGTCTTCTGTCAATTCTTTCACCAGTACAACAGAAATCACCAAGTATCTGAATCAGTTTTATGAATCAACTCTTAAAATTAATGACAAAGATGTGGCAAACTCTGCCATAAAGGAACAATCTAACAGCATTGGAAATCCAACGGGTATCGCCTTTGGAGACTTGAATAGCGATAATATGCAGAGTAATGTAATAGACACACGTCTTGCGGGAGAAACCACATTAAGTTCCGCTGTCGAATTAACAGAGTATAAACATATCAGAAGTCTAAACTTCTTAATCAACAACCTCGATAATTGCGAGGAGATCGGTCCGGAAATGGAGCAATGCATCGGAGAAGCTTATTTCTTCAGAGCCTGCTATTATTATAGGTTATTCGTTAATTATGGAGAAGTCACTTGGTTAACGAAAGTATTAGATCCGATTCAAGAACAGATGGAACGTCCCCGAAACAGTAGGCTTGAGGTCGCTGATAGTATATTGGCGGATTTAGATATAGCGATCGAGCATCTAAACACTCAAACCAATAGCTCGACAATGCGTGTACACAAAGATGTAGCAAGAGCGCTTAAGAGTGAGGTCGCTTTATTTGAAGGTACTTGGGAGAAATACCATCGTGCGAAAAACACGCCATTCTATGATAAAAAAGTAACTGATGAGAAAATCAACTCTTATCTACGGCAAGCCGCAGATGCCGCTAAAGATGTAATAGACGAAGGGGTATGGAACATCTCAAAAGGCAATCCCAATACAGCTTATCGAGACTTGTTCATCACTTTGGATCTCTCACATAATCCAGAAGTTTTATGGTGGAAGAAATATGATGCCGCCAATAACATCGGCCATTCCGTAACACGTTATTTAAATAAAGGAGGTGGCACTTGTGGGGCATCCGCTTCTCTTGTTGATGATTATTTAACGAAAGAAGGAAAGCCTTTTGTCGGTTCCGAACGAGACAAAGCGAAGGTAATGTACGGGGACGAATTAAGTCCGGACTTACGAGACCCACGATTATCCCAGACCATTTGCATGCCAGGACAAGATTTACGTCCAAATGGAGAATTCGTATTCAAACTTCCTCCTTTGAATGAGGAAAGCCGGAATCAAAATACGACAGGTTATTCTATCCTAAAATACGTAGAATATAATACGACTTATATTCCTACTATAGATGGGGAAGGCAAAAGCCAAGCGCCAGCTATACAATTCCGTTACGCCGATATTTTATTAAACTACGCTGAGGCTCTGGCAGAATTAGATGGCGCGGCTAACGCTAGCAAAATAAAAGAAGCCTTAAGGCCACTTCGAGAGCGTGTGGGCATGCCCGAGATGGATTTCGACAGAGAGTTCAATACCGATCCCGATTATCCGTTTAATAAATTGGATAAATATATACAAGCAGTACGAAGAGAACGACGCATAGAAAAAGCTTTAGAGGGAAGCCGGCTTCAAGATATCTTGCGCTGGGCCGCCGCAGACATCCTCATTATTGGAAAAACTCCAACAGGTGCATTATTCAAAGGGAGCTCTTTGGAAACCGCTTATGGAGAAAGCCTGCAAGAAGGTGAAAATCTTTTCTTAACAGGTACGCCCTCCGACTCCAAACGCTATATCATACCGTTCAATAATAAGCATTATCCTAACGGATGGCAATTCAATCCGGAACGAGATTATTTATTGCCCATACAACCTCGTATGCTATCGCTTACAGGTAACCAATGGGTCCAAAACCCCGGTTGGTAA
- a CDS encoding sulfatase family protein has protein sequence MKKELLFTFSALIATTSCNIKKTDSEQIAGKKPMNIIYIMSDDHSYQTISAYDKRFIQTPNIDRLANEGVRFTNSFVANSISGPSRACILTGKHSHANGFTDNSSTFDGSQQTYPKLLQKAGYETAIIGKWHLTSAPTGFDYSEILIGQGIYYNAPFIKNGKQVPSKGYVTNVITEKAIDWMENIHDKNKPFCLLLHHKAPHRTWMPDTCDLQLFSDTTFELPANFYDDYNGRQAAHEQKMSIIKDMDLVYDLKMADKENEIHTTTGLENAGRSMYNSMTPEEKAAWDAHYDPIIQKFKKDKLSGKQLSEWKYQQYMRDYLRVIHSIDRNIGVLLNYLEKTGLLENTMIVYTSDQGFYMGEHGWFDKRFMYEESFRTPLLIRLPGGKKGDIDEFVQNIDYGPTILDLAGIQIPSDMHGISFLPLLRGEKVENWRKSLYYHFYEYPAEHSVKRHYGVRTERYKLIHFYNDIDKWELFDLQEDPMEMNNLYGKTGYENITHQLEKELIRLQKQYQDTNAMSFNKQLIHE, from the coding sequence ATGAAAAAAGAATTATTATTCACATTCTCTGCTTTAATAGCTACGACTTCCTGCAACATCAAAAAAACAGATTCAGAGCAGATAGCAGGAAAAAAGCCGATGAATATCATCTATATCATGTCTGACGATCATTCTTACCAGACAATCAGTGCTTATGATAAACGCTTCATACAAACTCCCAATATAGACCGACTGGCAAACGAGGGAGTACGTTTTACCAATAGCTTTGTTGCCAATTCCATCAGTGGACCTAGTCGAGCCTGTATATTAACCGGTAAACATAGTCATGCTAATGGTTTCACTGATAACAGTTCCACATTTGATGGTTCCCAGCAAACATACCCCAAACTTTTACAAAAAGCCGGATATGAAACAGCAATAATCGGAAAGTGGCATCTAACTTCCGCTCCTACCGGATTTGATTATTCGGAAATTTTAATAGGTCAAGGCATTTATTACAACGCTCCATTTATCAAAAACGGGAAACAGGTCCCATCAAAAGGCTATGTTACCAACGTCATCACAGAAAAAGCAATCGACTGGATGGAGAATATACATGATAAAAATAAGCCTTTCTGCTTGTTACTCCATCACAAAGCTCCTCATCGTACATGGATGCCCGATACTTGTGATTTACAACTTTTCAGCGATACGACGTTCGAGTTACCAGCCAATTTTTATGACGACTACAACGGTCGTCAAGCCGCTCATGAGCAAAAGATGAGTATCATAAAAGATATGGATTTAGTCTATGATTTAAAAATGGCTGATAAAGAAAATGAAATCCATACAACTACAGGGTTAGAGAATGCCGGACGCAGCATGTATAACAGTATGACACCCGAAGAGAAAGCAGCTTGGGATGCTCATTATGATCCAATCATTCAGAAATTCAAGAAAGACAAACTTTCTGGTAAGCAACTATCTGAATGGAAATATCAACAATATATGCGAGACTATTTACGTGTCATCCATTCCATAGACAGAAATATTGGAGTATTATTGAATTATTTAGAAAAGACAGGATTATTAGAGAACACAATGATTGTCTACACTTCCGACCAAGGATTCTATATGGGAGAACACGGATGGTTCGATAAACGTTTCATGTATGAGGAATCTTTCCGGACTCCTTTATTAATTCGTTTGCCGGGAGGAAAGAAAGGAGATATCGATGAGTTTGTCCAAAACATTGATTACGGACCGACCATCCTAGATTTAGCAGGAATCCAAATCCCATCCGATATGCATGGTATTTCCTTTTTGCCTTTGTTACGTGGAGAAAAAGTTGAGAACTGGCGTAAATCACTCTATTACCACTTTTATGAGTACCCTGCGGAGCATTCTGTTAAACGTCATTATGGCGTACGCACAGAACGTTATAAATTAATTCATTTTTATAACGATATCGATAAATGGGAATTATTTGATCTACAAGAAGATCCTATGGAGATGAACAACTTGTATGGAAAAACAGGATATGAGAATATCACTCATCAACTGGAAAAGGAGCTTATACGTTTACAAAAACAATATCAAGACACGAATGCCATGTCGTTTAATAAACAATTAATCCATGAATAA
- a CDS encoding sulfatase family protein — MNKIKYILYITGVLASYDGHSQPTKPNIIVINCDDMGYGDLSCFGSPTIKTPNIDRMAIEGQKWSSFYVSASVSSPSRAGLLTGRLGVRTGMYGDQRRVLFPDSKGGLPSEELTIAELLKQAGYHTACIGKWHLGHLPEYMPLRHGFDYFYGYPYSNDMSRKEQIKLGNTKYPYEYIIYEQEKELEREPQQYNLTQQVTEAAIRYIKSNENSPFFLYLAHPMPHMPVYASTDFQGKSARGKYGDTVEELDWSVGQILQTLKSEGLDKNTLVIFTSDNGPWLLCKQEGGSPGPLKDGKASMFEGGFRVPCIMWGAMVKPGYITDMASTLDLLPTFCEIAGIPLPSDRHYDGISLLNVLKDKSTCKRDVFYFYRGSELYAIRKGKYKAHFSYRPAYGTTDKIIYDKPVLYDLGTDPGELYNIAEEHPDIVQELTMLANAHKASLKIAKSIFDQK, encoded by the coding sequence ATGAATAAAATTAAATATATACTGTACATTACAGGAGTTTTAGCCTCGTATGACGGGCATAGTCAACCGACAAAACCCAATATCATAGTTATCAATTGTGATGATATGGGATATGGAGACTTATCTTGTTTCGGAAGTCCTACGATAAAAACCCCGAATATCGACCGAATGGCTATAGAAGGACAAAAATGGAGTAGTTTTTACGTTTCAGCATCAGTCTCTTCTCCTAGCCGTGCCGGATTATTAACAGGCCGCCTAGGAGTCCGTACCGGAATGTATGGAGATCAACGCAGAGTCCTGTTTCCTGATTCCAAAGGGGGATTGCCTTCTGAGGAACTAACGATCGCTGAACTGCTGAAACAAGCCGGATATCATACGGCTTGCATAGGTAAATGGCATTTAGGACATTTACCAGAATACATGCCATTACGTCACGGCTTTGACTATTTTTACGGTTATCCTTATTCCAATGATATGAGTCGGAAGGAACAAATTAAATTAGGCAACACAAAATATCCTTATGAATATATTATTTATGAACAAGAAAAAGAACTGGAAAGAGAGCCCCAACAATATAATTTAACGCAACAAGTGACGGAAGCTGCTATCCGCTACATTAAATCAAATGAGAATTCTCCTTTTTTCTTGTATTTAGCACACCCTATGCCTCATATGCCTGTATATGCCTCTACTGACTTTCAAGGTAAATCAGCCAGAGGCAAATATGGTGACACCGTAGAGGAACTGGATTGGAGTGTAGGACAAATCTTGCAAACATTAAAATCTGAAGGATTAGATAAAAACACATTGGTTATTTTCACATCTGATAATGGGCCATGGCTTTTATGTAAACAAGAAGGAGGATCACCGGGTCCGTTAAAGGATGGCAAAGCTTCCATGTTCGAAGGAGGGTTCCGCGTTCCATGTATTATGTGGGGAGCAATGGTTAAACCGGGATATATAACGGATATGGCTAGTACATTAGACTTACTACCTACATTTTGTGAGATAGCAGGAATTCCATTGCCTTCAGATCGGCATTATGATGGAATCAGCTTGCTAAATGTATTAAAAGATAAGTCTACTTGTAAACGCGATGTGTTTTACTTTTATAGAGGCAGTGAATTATATGCGATTCGAAAAGGTAAATATAAAGCCCATTTCTCTTATAGACCAGCTTATGGAACAACGGATAAAATCATATATGATAAACCTGTTTTATATGATTTAGGTACTGACCCTGGAGAATTATACAATATAGCAGAAGAACATCCGGATATTGTACAGGAATTAACCATGTTGGCCAATGCACATAAAGCTTCATTAAAGATTGCTAAGAGTATCTTCGACCAAAAGTAA
- a CDS encoding MalY/PatB family protein: MKHYNFDEVIERHGTSCVKFDRLKEMFGDENLIPLWVADMDFRTPDFIVEALKKRCEHEIFGYTFGSDEYYESIINWVHYKHNWKIQREWISYIPGIVKGIAFAIQCFTQKGDKVIIQPPVYHPFRIVPEKMKREVVYNPLKMVDGIYEMDFDHLESIIDDKCKVLILCNPHNPGGIVWKKETLVRLAEICAKHNILVISDEIHAEMAYPQYTHYPFASVSDTAASCSVTFMAPSKTFNIAGIVTSYAIVPNDRIREEFYSFLEAGEFGDGTIFAYTATTAAYTYGAEWLQQMRMYIMENVRFVEEFMKLHLPKIKVYQPQASFLVWLDCRELELSQDELVHLFKDKAGLALNDGSIFGPGGEGHMRLNIGCPRSVLDKAMNALKKAVDKK, translated from the coding sequence ATGAAACACTACAACTTCGACGAAGTTATCGAACGGCATGGGACGAGTTGCGTGAAATTCGACCGTTTGAAAGAGATGTTCGGTGACGAGAATCTGATACCACTATGGGTGGCGGATATGGATTTCCGCACACCGGACTTTATTGTAGAGGCCCTGAAGAAACGTTGTGAGCACGAGATATTCGGCTATACATTCGGCTCCGACGAGTATTACGAGAGTATCATCAATTGGGTACACTACAAACATAACTGGAAAATACAACGGGAATGGATCAGCTATATCCCGGGAATCGTAAAGGGAATCGCTTTCGCTATCCAATGCTTTACGCAAAAAGGAGATAAGGTCATCATCCAGCCCCCTGTTTATCACCCGTTCCGCATCGTTCCGGAGAAAATGAAGCGCGAGGTCGTTTATAATCCGCTAAAGATGGTAGACGGCATCTATGAGATGGATTTTGATCATCTTGAATCTATTATAGATGATAAATGCAAGGTATTGATCCTCTGCAACCCTCACAATCCGGGTGGGATCGTCTGGAAAAAGGAAACCTTGGTCCGATTGGCCGAGATTTGCGCCAAGCACAATATTTTGGTTATCTCCGATGAGATTCATGCGGAAATGGCCTATCCTCAGTACACGCATTACCCGTTCGCCTCCGTATCGGATACCGCCGCTTCCTGCAGCGTGACTTTCATGGCACCGAGCAAGACGTTCAATATCGCCGGTATCGTGACTTCCTACGCAATCGTACCCAATGATCGCATCCGGGAAGAATTTTACTCTTTCCTTGAGGCCGGAGAGTTTGGCGATGGCACGATCTTCGCTTATACGGCGACAACCGCCGCTTACACCTATGGCGCCGAATGGTTGCAACAAATGCGAATGTATATCATGGAGAATGTACGTTTCGTGGAAGAGTTCATGAAACTACATCTCCCCAAGATAAAAGTTTACCAGCCCCAAGCCTCCTTCCTCGTTTGGTTGGATTGCAGGGAACTGGAATTAAGTCAAGATGAACTCGTACACCTGTTCAAAGACAAAGCCGGACTAGCGCTGAACGACGGAAGTATCTTCGGCCCCGGGGGAGAAGGCCATATGCGTTTGAACATTGGCTGCCCCCGCTCTGTTTTAGATAAAGCGATGAACGCTCTTAAAAAGGCGGTGGATAAGAAATAA
- a CDS encoding FKBP-type peptidyl-prolyl cis-trans isomerase has product MKITANKYVAVTYDLNVGEGEERELMEKATVEAPLKFIYGTGMMLPAFEKALNGLEVGGTFNFSIEPAEAYGEYNEEHVLDLPKNIFEVDGKFDAEMIKEGNTVPMMDSNGNRMNGSVLEVKDDIVVMDFNHPLAGETLHFSGEVIDVHEPTAEEIAAFSAPAGGCSCGCDDCGSDCGDNHEGGCGCGGCH; this is encoded by the coding sequence ATGAAAATTACAGCAAACAAATACGTTGCGGTTACATACGACCTGAACGTTGGCGAAGGTGAAGAACGTGAGTTAATGGAAAAAGCGACGGTCGAGGCTCCTTTGAAATTCATCTACGGAACAGGCATGATGCTTCCGGCATTCGAGAAAGCCTTGAACGGGCTGGAAGTAGGTGGCACGTTCAACTTCTCCATCGAGCCAGCCGAGGCTTATGGCGAATATAACGAGGAGCACGTATTGGATCTTCCGAAGAATATCTTCGAGGTAGACGGTAAATTCGACGCCGAGATGATCAAGGAAGGTAATACCGTACCGATGATGGATTCTAATGGCAACCGTATGAACGGCTCCGTATTGGAAGTGAAGGATGATATCGTGGTAATGGACTTCAACCATCCGTTGGCTGGCGAGACTTTGCATTTCAGCGGCGAGGTAATCGACGTACACGAACCGACAGCGGAAGAGATCGCTGCCTTCTCCGCTCCCGCAGGTGGATGCAGTTGCGGTTGCGACGATTGCGGTAGCGATTGTGGCGATAACCACGAGGGTGGCTGCGGTTGTGGTGGATGCCACTAA
- the aroC gene encoding chorismate synthase codes for MNTFGNIYRLTSFGESHGPGIGGVIDGCPAGIELDTAFIQQELNRRKPGQSRITTPRKEDDEVQFLSGIYEGKTTGTPIGFIIWNKNQHSSDYDNMKTVYRPSHADYTYQTKYGIRDPRGGGRSSARETIARCVAGAIAKLALKQYGIQIQAYTSQVGPIKLAGSYQDYDLSLTEKSDVRCPDPKTASEMETLIAEVKSKGDTIGGVITCVAKGVPVGLGEPVFGKLHAALGHAMLTINAVKGFEYGDGFNAAFFRGSERNDRFFNDNGHINTRTNNSGGIQGGISNGQDIYFRVAFKSVATILMEQETVNMEGEDTILKARGRHDPCVLPRAVPIVESMTAMTLLDYLLIQKTRENF; via the coding sequence GTGAATACTTTTGGTAATATTTATAGATTAACATCGTTCGGCGAATCGCACGGTCCCGGTATCGGCGGCGTGATCGACGGATGCCCAGCCGGGATCGAATTAGATACGGCATTCATCCAGCAAGAGCTGAACCGTCGTAAACCGGGACAATCCCGTATCACGACCCCCCGTAAAGAGGATGATGAGGTACAGTTTCTTTCCGGTATCTACGAGGGAAAGACAACCGGTACGCCGATAGGTTTCATCATCTGGAACAAAAACCAACATTCCTCGGACTATGACAATATGAAAACGGTTTACCGTCCTTCCCATGCTGATTATACCTATCAAACGAAATATGGAATCCGTGATCCCCGTGGAGGTGGACGTTCGTCCGCCCGGGAAACGATCGCTCGTTGCGTGGCTGGGGCTATCGCTAAACTCGCCCTTAAGCAATACGGCATACAGATTCAAGCTTATACCTCGCAGGTCGGCCCGATCAAATTAGCGGGTAGTTACCAAGATTATGATTTAAGCTTGACGGAAAAGAGCGATGTACGTTGCCCGGACCCGAAGACCGCCTCAGAGATGGAAACCTTGATCGCTGAGGTCAAATCAAAAGGAGATACGATCGGCGGTGTTATTACCTGTGTGGCGAAAGGGGTTCCCGTCGGATTGGGAGAGCCTGTGTTCGGCAAGTTACATGCCGCGTTGGGACATGCGATGCTTACGATCAACGCCGTGAAAGGCTTCGAGTATGGAGACGGATTCAACGCCGCCTTCTTCCGCGGATCGGAAAGGAACGATCGCTTTTTCAATGATAACGGGCATATCAATACTCGTACCAATAATTCCGGCGGTATCCAAGGAGGGATATCCAACGGACAAGATATTTATTTCCGGGTAGCCTTTAAATCGGTCGCTACGATCTTGATGGAACAAGAAACGGTTAATATGGAGGGAGAGGATACGATATTAAAGGCACGCGGACGTCATGATCCATGCGTATTGCCTCGTGCGGTACCTATCGTCGAGTCTATGACCGCCATGACTTTATTGGATTATTTATTGATCCAAAAGACACGGGAAAACTTTTAA
- a CDS encoding DMT family transporter: protein MAWILLIIAGLFEIGWPLGFKLASMHSKYFIWFIGLSILSMGLSGYFLYLAQKSIPIGTAYVIWTGIGAIGTVLLGILFFHDSANIFRLLFLSLILIGIVGLKLVH, encoded by the coding sequence ATGGCTTGGATTCTGTTAATTATAGCCGGATTATTCGAGATCGGCTGGCCGCTGGGCTTTAAATTAGCAAGTATGCATTCCAAATATTTTATTTGGTTTATAGGTTTATCGATCTTATCCATGGGCTTAAGCGGCTATTTCTTATATCTCGCCCAGAAAAGCATCCCAATCGGTACGGCTTATGTAATCTGGACCGGGATCGGGGCTATAGGGACTGTTCTTCTTGGAATCTTGTTTTTCCATGATTCCGCAAATATATTCAGGTTATTGTTCTTATCTTTGATATTGATAGGGATCGTCGGGTTGAAATTAGTCCATTAA
- the rlmH gene encoding 23S rRNA (pseudouridine(1915)-N(3))-methyltransferase RlmH yields MKIGLIVIGKTDAGYFVEAINEYKNRLTHYIPFEMEVIPDIKNVKNLSEAQQKEKEGELILKALQPGDYLVLLDEKGKEFTSMQFSTYLEKKMHTVPKRLVFVVGGPYGFSEAVYKAASEKISLSKMTFSHQMIRLIFIEQIYRAMTILNNEPYHHE; encoded by the coding sequence ATGAAGATTGGACTGATTGTGATTGGTAAGACGGATGCCGGTTATTTTGTGGAGGCTATCAATGAGTATAAAAATCGCTTGACACATTATATACCCTTTGAAATGGAAGTCATACCGGATATAAAGAACGTGAAGAATCTCTCTGAGGCGCAGCAAAAGGAGAAGGAGGGAGAATTGATTTTAAAGGCCTTGCAGCCCGGCGATTATTTGGTGTTGCTGGATGAGAAAGGGAAGGAGTTTACCTCCATGCAATTTTCTACTTATCTGGAAAAGAAAATGCATACGGTCCCGAAACGCTTGGTATTTGTGGTAGGCGGTCCTTACGGTTTTAGTGAAGCTGTGTATAAGGCGGCATCGGAAAAGATCTCGTTGAGCAAGATGACTTTTTCCCACCAGATGATCCGACTGATCTTTATCGAGCAGATTTACCGGGCAATGACGATCTTGAATAACGAGCCTTATCATCACGAGTAG
- a CDS encoding DUF4783 domain-containing protein — protein MKRLLLTFALIFAFVCAQAADITSISNAFKAGNASSLSGAMDKVVDVALPSSSKKCNGSEAVSMLSSFFSSNKPSGFSVVHHADKKESGFLVGKLPTSSGEYRVNITYRAEGNTAIIQSIRIE, from the coding sequence ATGAAACGACTCTTACTTACATTCGCCTTGATATTCGCGTTCGTATGTGCGCAGGCGGCGGATATTACCAGTATATCAAATGCTTTCAAGGCAGGAAATGCCTCCTCTCTATCCGGTGCTATGGATAAGGTGGTGGATGTAGCCTTGCCCAGTTCCTCTAAGAAATGTAACGGAAGTGAGGCCGTCTCTATGTTGTCCTCATTTTTCAGTTCGAATAAGCCTTCCGGATTCTCGGTCGTACATCATGCGGATAAAAAGGAAAGCGGTTTCCTTGTCGGAAAGCTTCCGACGTCTTCCGGTGAGTATCGTGTAAACATCACGTACCGTGCCGAAGGGAATACAGCGATTATACAATCAATCAGAATAGAATAA
- the nadC gene encoding carboxylating nicotinate-nucleotide diphosphorylase, which yields MDKLIDDLIKLAFAEDIGDGDHTTLCCIPETAMGKSQLIIKEDGVLAGVEMAKRIFHDFDPELKMTVFIQDGAEVKKGDIAFVVEGKIQSLLQTERLMLNVMQRMSGIATTTRKYAKALEGTKTHVLDTRKTTPGMRMIEKEAVRIGGGMNHRIGLFDMILLKDNHVDFAGGIEQAITRAQNYLKEKGKNLKIEIEVRNFDELEQAMKVGGIDRIMLDNFNIENTKEAVRRINGRFEVESSGGITFDTLRDYAECGVDFISVGALTHSVKSLDMSFKAC from the coding sequence ATGGACAAACTTATTGACGACTTAATCAAATTAGCGTTTGCCGAGGATATTGGCGATGGCGATCATACCACCTTATGTTGCATCCCCGAGACAGCGATGGGGAAAAGCCAGCTGATCATCAAGGAAGATGGCGTATTGGCCGGCGTGGAAATGGCTAAACGTATCTTCCACGACTTCGATCCGGAACTGAAAATGACGGTCTTTATACAAGACGGAGCCGAAGTGAAAAAAGGGGATATAGCGTTCGTGGTGGAAGGTAAGATCCAATCCTTATTGCAGACCGAACGGTTGATGCTGAACGTTATGCAACGCATGAGCGGTATCGCTACTACGACCCGTAAATACGCCAAGGCGTTGGAAGGTACCAAGACACACGTTTTGGATACTCGCAAGACAACTCCCGGTATGCGTATGATCGAGAAAGAGGCCGTACGTATCGGTGGCGGCATGAACCATCGCATCGGTTTGTTCGATATGATCTTATTGAAAGATAATCATGTGGATTTTGCTGGAGGCATCGAGCAAGCGATTACACGTGCGCAAAACTATCTGAAAGAAAAAGGTAAGAACCTAAAGATCGAGATCGAGGTTCGTAACTTCGACGAGTTGGAACAAGCCATGAAAGTAGGCGGTATCGATCGTATTATGTTGGATAATTTCAATATCGAGAATACAAAAGAAGCGGTTCGCCGCATCAACGGACGTTTCGAAGTAGAGTCTTCCGGCGGTATCACGTTCGACACATTACGTGATTACGCGGAATGTGGCGTAGACTTCATCTCCGTAGGGGCATTGACTCACTCCGTGAAGAGCTTGGACATGAGCTTCAAAGCCTGCTAA